In one window of Mobiluncus massiliensis DNA:
- a CDS encoding FhaA domain-containing protein — translation MEFFDRMKSKVYRSGPDKPIDVTQAIRQAMDRGATPMSRERTVAPNHFEISISPETDAAFEQWGKEALLQEFVRDANAYANEQNYSLTGSVYVEFTPLNPEQRRLEVKARSVSGARPVSGSEPGIPAEPVLSPSQPKPHPAPAHTPASENLEWKPVESAVPDVPANSGVTTNPQESELLAKHEQKPLLEVVGGQTYLLVGERTVVGRGRNVDIALSDSGVSHQHFEIVQVGTNYVLRDLGSTNGTFVEGNRVNEATLLDRNVVTAGRIKMIFWRQAAPPQES, via the coding sequence TTGGAGTTCTTTGACCGCATGAAATCCAAGGTGTATCGTTCCGGTCCTGACAAGCCTATAGATGTGACTCAGGCTATCCGCCAAGCCATGGATCGGGGCGCCACTCCGATGTCCCGTGAACGCACCGTGGCACCCAATCATTTTGAGATTTCCATTTCTCCTGAAACTGATGCTGCGTTCGAACAGTGGGGTAAAGAAGCCTTGCTGCAAGAGTTCGTGCGTGACGCTAACGCCTACGCTAACGAGCAAAATTATTCGTTGACCGGTTCGGTTTACGTTGAGTTTACCCCGCTCAATCCCGAACAGCGCCGCCTGGAAGTTAAGGCTCGTTCCGTTTCCGGGGCTCGTCCGGTGTCCGGGAGTGAACCCGGTATACCAGCCGAGCCCGTGCTTTCGCCCTCCCAGCCAAAACCGCACCCGGCGCCTGCACATACTCCAGCTAGTGAGAATCTGGAATGGAAACCTGTGGAATCCGCGGTTCCGGACGTCCCGGCAAACTCCGGCGTCACAACGAACCCGCAGGAATCCGAACTTTTAGCGAAGCATGAACAAAAACCTCTGTTGGAAGTGGTTGGGGGACAGACTTACCTGCTGGTGGGAGAGCGTACCGTGGTGGGACGGGGACGCAACGTGGACATCGCTTTGAGCGATTCCGGAGTGTCTCATCAGCATTTTGAAATTGTCCAGGTCGGCACCAACTACGTGCTGCGTGATTTGGGCTCCACGAACGGAACGTTTGTGGAAGGCAACCGCGTCAACGAAGCTACTCTCTTAGATCGCAACGTGGTGACGGCAGGCCGTATCAAGATGATTTTCTGGCGTCAAGCCGCTCCACCCCAAGAATCGTGA
- a CDS encoding FHA domain-containing protein, producing MNELSFSLLRLGYLVLLWLLVGGSILVLSRDIYGTVVTRRDQAKSSKPSKGRKQRKRDAAVSTLLVTEGPLTGSSLQLTDRPVIVGRAPTSTLVLDDDYASAQHARIFPRDGQWFVEDLGSTNGTVVGGVRITSPTPLSAHTPVRFGQTIVELR from the coding sequence TTGAACGAACTGAGTTTTTCCTTACTGCGCCTGGGATATCTGGTGTTGCTGTGGCTCCTGGTGGGAGGGTCCATCCTGGTTTTGAGCCGCGACATCTACGGTACGGTTGTCACTCGGCGCGACCAGGCCAAATCTTCGAAGCCCTCAAAAGGCCGTAAACAGAGGAAACGTGACGCCGCGGTGTCCACGCTTTTGGTTACCGAGGGGCCCCTGACGGGGTCTTCCCTGCAGCTCACCGATAGGCCGGTCATCGTGGGCCGCGCTCCGACCTCAACTTTGGTGCTGGATGACGACTACGCTTCGGCTCAACACGCCCGGATTTTTCCGCGAGACGGCCAGTGGTTCGTGGAGGATTTGGGTTCAACGAACGGGACTGTTGTGGGAGGAGTCCGGATTACTTCCCCGACTCCGCTCAGCGCACACACCCCGGTTCGCTTCGGACAAACCATAGTGGAGCTGCGCTGA
- a CDS encoding methionine ABC transporter permease, which translates to MLELLPTLLSQNADLVNQVNLIATSVQSILPAGPGDPTWFDNPAITREMLPATLETLAMTAVSTLFTVLFGLPVGLFLVSTAKTGLTPNAAVNRILGFIVNLGRSLPFLILAVFILPFTRLVVGTTIGWQPACVPLIVGATPFFARLVESNIMGVDSGKIEAAQMMGASRSQIMWGVQVREALPALIQSTTVLVITIIGYSAITGAFGGGGLGSLAINYGYSRYQADTLLVSLIVIGIIVIVLQAIGDFFTRVADHR; encoded by the coding sequence ATGCTGGAACTCCTGCCCACCCTGCTGTCACAAAACGCAGATTTAGTAAACCAGGTGAACTTGATTGCTACGTCAGTACAATCCATTCTGCCCGCCGGTCCTGGCGATCCGACTTGGTTTGACAATCCCGCCATCACGCGAGAGATGCTTCCTGCCACCCTGGAGACCTTAGCGATGACAGCCGTCTCGACTCTGTTCACCGTACTGTTTGGTCTCCCGGTGGGGTTGTTCCTGGTTTCCACGGCGAAAACTGGCTTAACTCCCAACGCGGCGGTGAATCGGATTTTGGGATTCATCGTGAACCTCGGGCGTTCCCTGCCGTTCCTGATTTTGGCAGTATTTATCCTCCCGTTCACGCGCCTGGTAGTGGGGACCACCATAGGCTGGCAACCGGCCTGCGTCCCGCTGATTGTTGGGGCCACGCCATTCTTTGCTCGTCTGGTCGAATCCAACATTATGGGTGTGGATTCCGGCAAGATTGAGGCGGCGCAAATGATGGGTGCCAGTCGCAGCCAAATCATGTGGGGCGTGCAAGTCCGCGAGGCGCTTCCCGCCCTGATTCAATCCACGACCGTGCTGGTCATCACCATCATTGGCTATTCCGCGATTACCGGGGCCTTTGGCGGGGGCGGCTTAGGTTCTTTGGCCATTAACTACGGCTACTCACGCTACCAAGCTGATACCCTGCTGGTTTCGCTAATCGTTATTGGCATCATCGTCATTGTTTTGCAGGCCATCGGGGACTTCTTTACCCGGGTTGCGGATCACCGCTAA
- a CDS encoding methionine ABC transporter ATP-binding protein — protein sequence MKTSEPMITLSGVSKIYHVKSAAGGTVHALDNIDLTIAKGSIHGIVGQSGAGKSTLIRCLTALEKPTTGSITLDGQEMTTLNEAELRQARRKIGMVFQAANLLDSRTAAGNVAYPLYLAGVPHGNRKEKVMELLRLVGLQDRASSYPSQLSGGQKQRVGIARGLATSPQVLLCDEPTSALDQETTSQVLHLIRDLSESLGVTVVIITHEMAVVREICDSVTLLEHGKIIQTGTVEDILTEPESRLALDLVPRPQVKSKPVLNGKPAALVDIAFNSNPGKPTGSAVMSMVAAAGADIAAGTFETVGNTQVGRLALAVSAENMNGLIAAMRSKGVYATVRPLEALNLEEEN from the coding sequence ATGAAAACAAGCGAGCCGATGATTACCCTGAGCGGGGTTAGCAAAATTTATCATGTGAAGTCCGCGGCGGGCGGAACCGTGCATGCCTTGGACAACATTGACCTGACGATTGCCAAAGGTTCGATTCACGGTATCGTGGGACAATCCGGAGCCGGCAAATCCACCTTAATTCGTTGCTTGACGGCGTTAGAAAAACCCACCACCGGCTCCATCACCCTTGACGGTCAAGAAATGACCACCTTGAATGAGGCAGAGTTGCGCCAGGCGCGACGCAAAATCGGGATGGTGTTCCAAGCCGCGAACCTGCTGGATTCACGCACCGCAGCCGGAAACGTCGCCTATCCTCTCTATCTAGCTGGCGTACCGCACGGCAACCGCAAGGAAAAAGTCATGGAGTTGCTGCGGCTGGTAGGTTTACAAGATCGTGCCTCGTCCTATCCTTCGCAGCTGTCCGGGGGTCAGAAGCAGCGGGTTGGCATTGCTCGGGGTCTGGCCACCAGTCCTCAGGTCCTGTTGTGTGATGAACCGACTTCGGCGCTGGATCAGGAAACCACCAGTCAGGTCCTGCACCTGATTCGTGACCTTTCGGAAAGTTTGGGGGTCACCGTGGTGATTATTACGCACGAGATGGCGGTGGTACGTGAAATTTGTGATTCCGTCACCCTGCTGGAACACGGCAAGATTATCCAAACCGGCACGGTTGAGGACATATTAACCGAGCCAGAAAGCCGTTTAGCGCTTGACCTGGTTCCCCGTCCACAAGTGAAAAGCAAGCCGGTGCTGAACGGCAAACCGGCCGCGCTGGTAGACATTGCCTTCAACTCGAATCCGGGCAAGCCTACCGGTTCTGCCGTGATGTCAATGGTTGCCGCCGCGGGGGCGGACATTGCTGCCGGAACATTTGAGACTGTAGGAAATACCCAGGTCGGACGGCTCGCTTTGGCGGTTTCGGCTGAAAACATGAACGGTCTGATTGCGGCGATGCGCTCCAAAGGTGTGTATGCAACCGTCAGACCTCTGGAGGCTTTGAACTTGGAGGAGGAAAACTAA